CTCCAGTACTGCTTTCCTGGAGCCGCCAACGAGCCCTGTCCTCGTACCATTAAGTGTGCCGCGATCCATCGACTTCAATCGACCTGCCTCGTCGTATCCGTACAGTTCATCGTAGTGCTTGCCGTGGCTTTTTGCCCTGAGATCTTCCCTGTAAACACGACTTCCGAGCAAATCATAGCCGTACCTTAGGTGCACTAACTCTGCATCAGGGTCGCCAGATCCAACATCTAAGTTCTTGAACCAGCAGTGATCGACAACGCGATCGAATCTGTCCAAGCCAGAGTATGCGAAATTCCCGTCTGGATCGTACGTGAGCATGACGCCAGGTTTATGTAATTCAGTGACAACGGGCAAATGCAATCCGAGGTACTGATATTCAACGAGAACGAATCCTGAGCCGCCCGAAGCACTGTCTCGAATTCTCGCAACACGATTTAGACCGACACCATCGACGCTGTTGTAGTCGTAGGTCAACGCCCTCCCATTTGGATAAACTAACGCTTTGCGTCGCGCTGCCCGGATGAATTCGCCATTAACGGCCGTGTAATCATACTGGTAGGATACCGTCGGCACTCCAATGGCCACTGCTCCTGTAACTGCTTGCTCCTCCGATATTAGCTGCCCCAGCCCGTCGTACTGCCGGGCCACCTGGTTGACCTCATTGCCTAACGCATCATAAGAAGTAATCGCACCGACACGACCGTATTTATCAAATGCAGTAGTAATCTTGACAACGGACTGATCAATTCCAACGCCAAATGCAGTTGCCTCATCACTAACTTGGCGACCTAATTTGTCATATCCAAATGCATGACACGTTCCATTCTGATCTTTTTTAACAATCACCTGCCCCTGCCGGTTGTACTCATACTCGATGCGATCATATAAACCGTCAGCGCCATTGCCAGACAGGTCTTCGGAATCGTCGCTATCAGCATAGATCTCAGCCCGCAGAAGATCGTTTCGATAAACTTCAGGCGTGCCGTCTCCTTGGTCGGTGCCGTAGACATAGTGAGTAACTTGGTCGTCAGACGAGTTTTTTTGTAAGGCGGTTAAAGTCGCTACTCTACCGGCCGGCCCATAGGATGTATCGATGGCGACGTTCTGGTCCGAAGTGCCCGTCCTTGGGCTGCCTGTGCCGACAACATTCTGAATCACACGCGTCACGCGCCCCGCATTGTCACGCATGGTGGCATGTGTTCTCCCGGCATGATCTACTTCTAAAGTGAGATCACCGGAGTCGTCGTACTGCGAACTGCTCACCAAGATGTTTGAGGAGGTAATGGTCGGACGCGCAATAGCACTTCTATCAAAACCAACTGAATCGTCCCCTTGATTCCCATAACGGGCGTATGTCACGACTCTCCCCAAAGCGTCGTACCACGTCGCCGCATAATCGGCCCGAGCATTCTCTCCGGCCACTAGCAAACCGACCGAAAACGAGGAGGGATGGTAACGCCGGAGTGAAATAGTCGCGATCACGTTGCCGGCACTGTCGTAAATCGTCTCGCCTTGCTCTACAAGGTTGTCCTGGGCTAGGGATGCCGCCGCGGCATAATCGGACTCACCATTGAAGTCGAATCCGATGTACGTTTTGTAATCACGCCCAAGGCTATCGTAGGTGGATTTCGTAAATGCACCACCTCCTGCTGGCTGACGCTTAATCGCATTTCCGCAGCAGTCATACCAGGTTCGCTCGATCATTTGCGAACCTAGAACGCCGTCTTCGATGCTATAACGAATCTGTTGATAAACGCGCCCACGGTTGTCGTATCTCGACTCGCTCTTGTCGAGAAGTTCATCGGTGCCCACGTTCTCCAAGAATCGCTCGACGGCAATCACTCGATTGGCGTTGTCATGGCTGAAGCTCGTGTACGTCACCCGACCCTCAGCATCCGATGGTGCAATAGCCCTTACTTGCCGGCCTCGCCAATCGTGATCAAATGTCGTGATGCGATCGTTGCCGGAATCGGCATCGACGTAATGTGTCTTCTGGGTCACGAGGCCGTTGCCTACGCCACCCGCATCAAACTCAGTCGAGGTGACTTTGGCAAGATTGGCTCCAGCCGTATTGTCAGGAGACCACGCTCCAACAGTTGGCGTGTCATCGGTGCCAACCCACGCCTCAACGCTTCGTCCAAGCAAGTCGAACACGGTACGGCTAATCGTCCCGTCAGGGGCTTGCACTCTTGCCTGACGCCCAAGATCATCGTATGCATAGAGCGTTTCATCGTAATTCGTGCCGACCGTCCCTGCCCCGCTCGCTGGAATCGCATGATAGACTTGCGATTTCTCCAGCTGCCCCTGTGCGTTGTAGAATTGCCGCGACCAACGAACCCAATCGGTCTGAACATCGAAATCGTCTGTATCCGGATCTAGAAGCGACGGTGCGCTGTCATACTTGGCGACAATTGCTTCGGTTGCCATCCCGTCAGTAGATCGACGAGTGATTGATACTGGATTCACTAGAACGACTGACGAATCACTAGCCTTTTGGTAACCTTGCGCCGACCACGTTTCGTGATCGCTCTTGTAGAACATCCATGAAGCACGACGAAGCTCAATCTCGTCTCCTTCGGCGTCGATGGCATTGTGAAGAGGCCCCAGTGTCTGAATCAAGCGTCCCTGGACGTCATATGCATAGTCGGTAACGTAGTGCTTTCCCCAACCGGCCGGAGTGCTCCAGGCTTGGCCGTCCGTGCTGGGCACGTCCGACATCAGCGAAACGTCGACGTCTTCGATCGACTGCAGTACCACGCCTCGAGCTTGATCGTACTTCTTGAAGCGAATAAAGCCGCGAGCTCCGCGCTGCCAAACCTCTAACCCGTTACGATCAAAGACTTGAACGCTGGAGTCCACCGTCGCCGCTCCCTGTTGAGTCGCGGTTACGACTGGCATCAGCGTCTTTCGCTGTCGAATCTGCGAGGTACTCAGCAGCGGATTAGAAACGTCCGCGTGCCACTCGTACTCGTAGCTAGTGGTGCTAGGATGCAAGCCGTCTTCGCTTTGGTGGACGGTCTCCTCCGCGAGAGGATAGGTGTCGCGACCGTTCAAGTCCAAGTGCTTGTAGTAGGTTATCTCGCGTAAAGTCACCTCCAGCCCGGAGTTTCCTTTACGCAGTTTCTGTTGTTTCGGGTGGCCTTTGACATCGCCCGCCGTCGACTCACTCGCTGTCGTCGCAGACCCATATTCAGTAACCTGAATCAGCCCGTCTGTCGTAGCAGAGACGCTAAGGACATTTTCGCTTACTGAATAGGAAGCCACCGCCGCCGGAGTCCATTGCTCGGTAAGACGTCCTTCGTCATTATAAACTTTGTATTCGATCCATTTCTGCTGGCCGATCGCTCGCTCCTTGAGGAGAACCTGCCCGAGAAAGTTGGCGAATACAGTGTTCGTCGACTGGTCGGGCAACGTTTCAATCGTCTTGGTGCGCCACTTATTGAAGTCTTCGACCTTTGCTTGCCGTTCGTAGCTAAAGCTGTAGGCGCGGGCGCCTCCCTTGACCTCTTCGTGGTTGACTCGCCCCTGCGAATCGTACTCGTAGTAGTAGTCCGCGTAGGCTTTCAGTTGGGAGTCGGTTGCCGCTGCCACGTTTAGCAGATTGTCTTTTGCACGCTCGTAAGCCGATGGGCTAAGAACGAGTTTCAATAGATTGTTCCCGTCCGCATGATACCGATAGTGGTAAGAGCCGGTTGTAATCCACGCCGTGCCGTCGTGTTCCTGTTGGTCTACCTGCTGCAATTGGTCAGCGTCATAGGTATAGATTGCGCGACGCAGGTTCTTTTCAGAAGCGACGCCAATCTTCTGGGTGAGCGTGACGCTAGCGATCAGATCAGCGCTGTAGGCGTAGGCCAACTTGTCGACCACGGTCTCGGCGCCGTCAACTGTCGTTCGTTGCATGTTGTCGAGACGGCCATCGACGTACGCATACTCAATTTGCAATGCGCCTCCAGGAGGCGTAACGCGATGCAGTTGACCTTGGGGGGCGGCGGTCTGCTCGAAATCGTGAAATTCCCAAAGCGTTCCACTCGAGTCGAGGAATTTGAAGACGGCTGTCCCGCGAATTAGCATCTGTCGCGCGCCGTAGCGGCCGACATATTCTGGCGGTCCACTAGTGGCGACGTTATCGAAGACAATAATGCTTCGTGGAGCAACGACCACTCGAATGACGCTGTTATCTCCGTTGTCACGAAGAAGCCGGGGCTGTTGGCGGGTCATCCACCGTCGGCCGTTGGTCAGGGGAAGATTGGATCGACGGTTGCTATAGCTCCGGCTATGCGATAACGCTCTCCCGCCTCCCGTCGCCGAGACGTCTGTGGTGCTTAACTGCAGTTCACCCGTGCCGTAGTAAACGGGCTCATCGCTCGCATCTTTCCCGCATTGTCCCTCATCGTTCGGTGGCGGATCGTCTTCTCCGCCTCCGTCGCCGCTCGAACCTTCTGACGAGCTGCTGTCGTCCGAGCCGCTGCCCGAGCCGCTGCCGGATCCACCACTTCCCGAAGCGCTACTGCTGCTGCTAGCGGAACTTGATTCGCTTGAACCGCCAGAGGAACCGCCGCTCGAGCTGCTTTCCGAGCCAGAGCTGCTCGAACTACTCGAACCGCTGTCGCTACTGGAGCTCGACCCGGCTGAGCTAGATCCGCTGCCGGATCCGCTTTCGCTTCCTGACGATGAACTGCTGCTTGAAGTGGAGCTGCTTCCTGAGTCGCTGCTCGACGAGTCACTTCCGCTACTACCGCCCGAGCTGCCATCAGATCCCGATCCAGTCATCGCAAGAATGAACTCATCCAACGGATCATCGCCGGACGGATCGGCATAATTAGTCGAAAAATTTGTCATGATAACTCCTTTGAGAATTTCTTTATTGTGCAGAGTCGTAACGCCAACACGTCGACTCCCGAAGATCTAAGTGCGAGTGGCACTCATTTGGCCGCCTTTGACGATATTCCGAAGATAGAGCACCTCTAAAAGAATGATGCGCGAGGTTTCCGGCCAGCAGCGTGGTTTTTGAAGTTCCATCCGACAGCCAAGCGTTTTCTGAGCTGCGCGCCTGTTCGTCTTGGCGTGCCACGAATTGCCGTGCGTCTCCATTTAAGGATTAGCTTGCAGAAAGCGAATAAATCAGTCGTTAATTTGCCGACCGGTAATGCATTGAGTCCAACGAGCAAGAGCGGGTAAGCTCGCACTACCCTTAACCCGCTGGGCTGAGATGCCATCGGACGCTGGGCGTCAACCGCAGAACTGTGAGCGTATCGATCGACTGTACCTATTCGCCCTATTTGACGAACGACTACGACTGCTCGAAGTGCGCCCGATATCTCATGACTCGCTCGATTTCCGCTAACGGTACTCTCATCTGGGGGTAGCGAGTGCGAGCTTTCGCCACATGATCCCAGAATGGAGGTAACGCAGATTCCAGACAGGCGCGGCCGTACTTTATCTGGCAAAACTCCTGGGGACAGTGAGGCCCCCACGCGTCGACAGGACCAAACTTTAGGCGTCTAAGCGGAATCACTTTGTCAATGGGAAATCGATCAATCCCTCCCCACATTGACCGGTGACAAAGCTGGTCTCCGTCTCGAAAGCTCTTAAGAACATCCAGCGATAGCGTTCCAGGAGGTACTCCACTAGAGGCCCCCTTTGCAGGCCGAAAGATTTTCACAAGTTGGGCGCAGTGTTGTCTTGCCGTTAACTCGGGTAAGCGCGACTGCAACCATTGGCGATCGACATCTTCTAGAAGAAGAACATCGACGTCGTCGTCCCATGGAAGCACTTCCCCGTATAACACGGCCCCTAGTAGCGATCCCGCATAGAGGATGTACTTAACCCCGGTCGCATCTA
This sequence is a window from Lacipirellula parvula. Protein-coding genes within it:
- a CDS encoding RHS repeat domain-containing protein encodes the protein MTNFSTNYADPSGDDPLDEFILAMTGSGSDGSSGGSSGSDSSSSDSGSSSTSSSSSSSGSESGSGSGSSSAGSSSSSDSGSSSSSSSGSESSSSGGSSGGSSESSSASSSSSASGSGGSGSGSGSGSDDSSSSEGSSGDGGGEDDPPPNDEGQCGKDASDEPVYYGTGELQLSTTDVSATGGGRALSHSRSYSNRRSNLPLTNGRRWMTRQQPRLLRDNGDNSVIRVVVAPRSIIVFDNVATSGPPEYVGRYGARQMLIRGTAVFKFLDSSGTLWEFHDFEQTAAPQGQLHRVTPPGGALQIEYAYVDGRLDNMQRTTVDGAETVVDKLAYAYSADLIASVTLTQKIGVASEKNLRRAIYTYDADQLQQVDQQEHDGTAWITTGSYHYRYHADGNNLLKLVLSPSAYERAKDNLLNVAAATDSQLKAYADYYYEYDSQGRVNHEEVKGGARAYSFSYERQAKVEDFNKWRTKTIETLPDQSTNTVFANFLGQVLLKERAIGQQKWIEYKVYNDEGRLTEQWTPAAVASYSVSENVLSVSATTDGLIQVTEYGSATTASESTAGDVKGHPKQQKLRKGNSGLEVTLREITYYKHLDLNGRDTYPLAEETVHQSEDGLHPSTTSYEYEWHADVSNPLLSTSQIRQRKTLMPVVTATQQGAATVDSSVQVFDRNGLEVWQRGARGFIRFKKYDQARGVVLQSIEDVDVSLMSDVPSTDGQAWSTPAGWGKHYVTDYAYDVQGRLIQTLGPLHNAIDAEGDEIELRRASWMFYKSDHETWSAQGYQKASDSSVVLVNPVSITRRSTDGMATEAIVAKYDSAPSLLDPDTDDFDVQTDWVRWSRQFYNAQGQLEKSQVYHAIPASGAGTVGTNYDETLYAYDDLGRQARVQAPDGTISRTVFDLLGRSVEAWVGTDDTPTVGAWSPDNTAGANLAKVTSTEFDAGGVGNGLVTQKTHYVDADSGNDRITTFDHDWRGRQVRAIAPSDAEGRVTYTSFSHDNANRVIAVERFLENVGTDELLDKSESRYDNRGRVYQQIRYSIEDGVLGSQMIERTWYDCCGNAIKRQPAGGGAFTKSTYDSLGRDYKTYIGFDFNGESDYAAAASLAQDNLVEQGETIYDSAGNVIATISLRRYHPSSFSVGLLVAGENARADYAATWYDALGRVVTYARYGNQGDDSVGFDRSAIARPTITSSNILVSSSQYDDSGDLTLEVDHAGRTHATMRDNAGRVTRVIQNVVGTGSPRTGTSDQNVAIDTSYGPAGRVATLTALQKNSSDDQVTHYVYGTDQGDGTPEVYRNDLLRAEIYADSDDSEDLSGNGADGLYDRIEYEYNRQGQVIVKKDQNGTCHAFGYDKLGRQVSDEATAFGVGIDQSVVKITTAFDKYGRVGAITSYDALGNEVNQVARQYDGLGQLISEEQAVTGAVAIGVPTVSYQYDYTAVNGEFIRAARRKALVYPNGRALTYDYNSVDGVGLNRVARIRDSASGGSGFVLVEYQYLGLHLPVVTELHKPGVMLTYDPDGNFAYSGLDRFDRVVDHCWFKNLDVGSGDPDAELVHLRYGYDLLGSRVYREDLRAKSHGKHYDELYGYDEAGRLKSMDRGTLNGTRTGLVGGSRKAVLEWELDSPGNWSQFREDVDGTSGWDFTQSRTHSKTNEIASISNWADPQYDHAGNMVAIPRPDDLEDVYRATWDAWGRLVELEEEYSLSSFRPIASYQYDGLNRRSVKVTYTSGTPVEARRYYFSDAWQVLEERVGSSEDAEQQFVWGIRYVDDLVLRDRPTERLYALQDVLFSVVALTDTNAIVQERFSYRPYGHSESLAPDFTSDSGTDYEWEHRFTGRKLDLESGLQINRMRHLHLQLGRWVARDPVGYQGSWPNLYAYANSTPCLATDPSGTVTVHFKEGRVTLSSASVIPLPPRLDGGLGLKSLQSFMNAGWDVDTSAFGANGCSSCSEIGIVQIVKQTANTNSNPANYAHNYSWKVDTPSTTDPTYLYNSDILPGPVRGNPQSTPHLSIEDVPGVIPTYPGLWGTVVVSSFKQEFETYVACVGQAGAPDDIKVTTSTDFGIMSQDLTDISVYGGIHWFHSYNRKANGTYSATRSITNRDARPGAVFESTISGFFHRRILIRALP
- a CDS encoding LicD family protein, translating into MTEEQIRMRFARRLSLAQCEEIYDNLARLDATGVKYILYAGSLLGAVLYGEVLPWDDDVDVLLLEDVDRQWLQSRLPELTARQHCAQLVKIFRPAKGASSGVPPGTLSLDVLKSFRDGDQLCHRSMWGGIDRFPIDKVIPLRRLKFGPVDAWGPHCPQEFCQIKYGRACLESALPPFWDHVAKARTRYPQMRVPLAEIERVMRYRAHFEQS